In a single window of the Halobaculum lipolyticum genome:
- a CDS encoding glutathione-independent formaldehyde dehydrogenase, whose amino-acid sequence MQAVVYKGPKEVAVEDVEEPEIEHPNDVVIDITTSCICGSDLHMYEGRTAAESGIVFGHENMGIVREVGDAVSTLEEGDRVVAPFNVACGFCENCENGYTGFCTNVNPGFAGGAYGYVAMGPYKGGQAEKLRIPYADFNALKLPEGTEHEDSFALLADIFPTGWHGTELANLKPGDSVAIFGAGPVGLMAAYSAKIKGAAEIYVVDRVPSRLELAEEHCDAHAVNFEEGDPVDQITEMHGGEVDKGVDAVGYQAIDPDTDPGSDAYDPARENPAVVLNQLVQVVRPTGQLGIPGLYVPSDPGAPDEMAAQGRLGIDFGKLFEKGQKIGTGQCNVKQYNRELRDLIIEGRADPSWVVSHRVGLEEAPEMYEKFDNREEGVTKVLLEP is encoded by the coding sequence ATGCAAGCCGTAGTATACAAAGGCCCCAAGGAGGTGGCCGTCGAGGACGTGGAGGAACCGGAGATCGAACACCCGAACGACGTCGTGATCGACATCACCACCTCGTGCATCTGTGGCTCGGACCTCCACATGTACGAGGGGCGGACGGCCGCGGAGTCCGGCATCGTGTTCGGCCACGAGAACATGGGCATCGTGCGGGAGGTCGGCGACGCGGTGTCGACGCTGGAGGAGGGCGACCGCGTCGTCGCCCCGTTCAACGTCGCGTGCGGCTTCTGTGAGAACTGCGAGAACGGCTACACCGGGTTCTGTACGAACGTGAACCCGGGGTTCGCGGGCGGCGCCTACGGCTACGTCGCGATGGGACCGTACAAGGGGGGACAGGCGGAGAAGCTCCGGATCCCGTACGCGGACTTCAACGCGCTCAAGCTCCCCGAAGGAACCGAACACGAGGACTCGTTCGCGCTGCTGGCGGACATCTTCCCGACGGGGTGGCACGGCACGGAGCTGGCGAACCTGAAGCCGGGCGACTCGGTCGCCATCTTCGGCGCCGGGCCGGTCGGGCTGATGGCCGCCTACAGCGCCAAGATCAAAGGCGCCGCCGAGATCTACGTCGTCGACCGCGTGCCCTCCCGCCTCGAACTCGCGGAGGAACACTGCGACGCCCACGCGGTCAACTTCGAGGAGGGCGACCCGGTCGACCAGATCACCGAGATGCACGGCGGCGAGGTCGACAAGGGCGTCGACGCCGTCGGCTACCAGGCGATCGACCCGGACACCGACCCCGGATCGGACGCGTACGACCCGGCGCGGGAGAACCCGGCGGTCGTCCTCAACCAGTTGGTGCAGGTCGTCCGGCCGACGGGCCAACTCGGCATCCCCGGGCTGTACGTTCCCTCGGACCCGGGCGCACCGGACGAGATGGCCGCGCAGGGTCGCCTCGGCATCGACTTCGGGAAACTGTTCGAGAAGGGCCAGAAGATCGGCACCGGGCAGTGCAACGTGAAGCAGTACAACCGCGAACTGCGCGACCTCATCATCGAGGGCCGTGCGGACCCGAGCTGGGTCGTCTCCCACCGGGTCGGGCTGGAGGAGGCCCCCGAGATGTACGAGAAGTTCGACAACCGCGAGGAGGGCGTCACGAAGGTGCTCCTCGAGCCGTAA
- a CDS encoding Gfo/Idh/MocA family protein encodes MTDEPIRIGVLGYRFMGKAHANALDRLPMFFDDAPETERHTVIGRDEAALAEAADTLGFSHTATDWRDVVDEVDAFYNLGPNHLHVEPTIAALEAGTPVLCEKPLAPTLEGAERMRDAAREADVPVGCAFNYRFVPAIRYAKRLIDDGELGEIRQVRGRYLQDWLSDPEAPWSWRNDEEMAGSGALGDLGAHTVDLARFLVGDRAGEAASVSGHLRTFTEERPVEGADDDTRPVTVDDAYSAQVEYESGAMGTFEASRVTEGHKNDHTVAVHGSEGSLEFSLERLNELRVNTGDNRGYETVLVTDADDPYIEHWWPPGHVIGWEHTFVHENYEFLSAVRDDAAFAPDFEDAFAVQRVLDAVQRSDAEGVRVALD; translated from the coding sequence ATGACAGACGAACCCATCCGGATCGGCGTGCTGGGGTACCGCTTCATGGGCAAGGCGCACGCGAACGCGCTCGACCGCCTCCCCATGTTCTTCGACGACGCTCCCGAGACGGAGCGGCACACCGTGATCGGCCGCGACGAGGCGGCGCTCGCGGAGGCGGCCGACACGCTCGGCTTCAGCCACACCGCGACCGACTGGCGCGACGTGGTCGACGAGGTGGACGCGTTCTACAACCTCGGGCCGAACCACCTCCACGTCGAGCCGACGATAGCCGCGCTGGAGGCGGGCACGCCGGTCCTCTGTGAGAAGCCGCTCGCGCCGACGCTCGAGGGCGCCGAACGGATGCGCGACGCCGCCCGCGAGGCGGACGTCCCGGTCGGCTGCGCGTTCAACTACCGGTTCGTCCCCGCGATCCGCTACGCCAAGCGGCTGATCGACGACGGCGAACTCGGCGAGATCCGACAGGTCCGCGGGCGCTACCTCCAGGACTGGCTGTCGGACCCCGAGGCGCCGTGGAGCTGGCGCAACGACGAGGAGATGGCGGGGTCGGGCGCGCTCGGCGACCTGGGCGCCCACACCGTCGACCTCGCGCGGTTCCTCGTCGGCGACCGCGCCGGCGAGGCGGCGTCGGTGTCGGGGCACCTGCGGACGTTCACCGAGGAACGGCCGGTCGAGGGCGCCGACGACGACACCCGGCCGGTCACCGTCGACGACGCCTACTCCGCGCAGGTCGAGTACGAGAGCGGCGCGATGGGCACCTTCGAGGCCAGCCGGGTGACCGAGGGCCACAAGAACGACCACACGGTCGCCGTCCACGGCTCCGAGGGGAGTCTGGAGTTCTCGCTGGAGCGGCTGAACGAACTGCGGGTGAACACCGGCGACAACCGCGGCTACGAGACCGTGCTCGTCACGGACGCCGACGACCCGTACATCGAGCACTGGTGGCCGCCGGGCCACGTCATCGGCTGGGAGCACACGTTCGTCCACGAGAACTACGAGTTCCTCTCGGCGGTCCGCGACGACGCGGCGTTCGCGCCCGACTTCGAGGACGCCTTCGCGGTGCAGCGCGTGCTCGATGCGGTCCAACGGTCCGACGCCGAGGGCGTCCGCGTCGCCCTCGACTGA
- a CDS encoding sugar phosphate isomerase/epimerase family protein, translating to MDIGVLTVPLGGESRADAFEYLSGIGVSAVELGVGGWPGEAHTDRETLLADADAREALRADLDEHDLRVSAFATHNNPLHPDEEQAAEADRELREAVELADEFGVDTVTCFSGLPAGGPNDEVPNWVTAPWPTEHADAHDYQWGVAEEYWTDLAAHADYHGVDLAIEMHPNMLVYEPHGMLKLRELTNERVGVNFDPSHLYWQGIDVTEAVRFLGEHDAIHHVHAKDTKVYESQAREKGVLDTTDYTDEQNRSWLFRSVGYGHGEEHWKDLVSTLRMVGYDGALSIEHEDSLTSSREGLEKAVDVLDRAVFETTPGDAYWAE from the coding sequence ATGGACATCGGCGTACTGACGGTGCCGCTGGGCGGCGAATCGCGAGCCGACGCGTTCGAGTACCTCTCGGGCATCGGCGTGAGCGCGGTCGAACTCGGCGTCGGGGGGTGGCCGGGCGAGGCCCACACCGACCGAGAGACGCTGCTGGCGGACGCGGACGCCCGCGAGGCGCTGCGTGCCGACCTCGACGAGCACGACCTCCGAGTGAGCGCGTTCGCGACCCACAACAACCCGCTCCACCCGGACGAGGAGCAGGCGGCCGAGGCCGACCGCGAGCTACGGGAGGCGGTCGAACTCGCCGACGAGTTCGGCGTCGACACCGTCACCTGCTTCTCCGGGCTGCCGGCGGGCGGCCCGAACGACGAGGTACCCAACTGGGTCACCGCGCCGTGGCCGACCGAGCACGCCGACGCTCACGACTACCAGTGGGGCGTCGCCGAGGAGTACTGGACGGATCTGGCGGCCCACGCCGACTACCACGGCGTCGACCTCGCCATCGAGATGCACCCGAACATGCTCGTGTACGAACCGCACGGCATGCTGAAACTGCGAGAACTGACGAACGAGCGCGTCGGCGTGAACTTCGACCCCTCCCACCTCTACTGGCAGGGTATCGACGTGACCGAGGCGGTGCGCTTCCTCGGCGAGCACGACGCCATCCACCACGTCCACGCGAAGGACACGAAGGTGTACGAGTCGCAAGCCCGCGAGAAGGGCGTGCTCGACACGACCGACTACACCGACGAGCAGAACCGCTCGTGGCTGTTCCGCTCGGTCGGCTACGGCCACGGCGAGGAGCACTGGAAGGACCTCGTCTCCACGCTCCGGATGGTCGGCTACGACGGCGCGCTCTCGATCGAACACGAGGACTCGCTCACCTCCTCCCGCGAGGGGCTGGAGAAGGCCGTCGACGTGCTCGACCGCGCGGTGTTCGAGACGACGCCCGGCGACGCCTACTGGGCGGAGTGA
- a CDS encoding CNNM domain-containing protein, with translation MGTPEVLVRLLAGLGLILANGFFVAIEFALTRARQFTESEFVDGSAALERAWEMTDDLEIYLTTCQVGITASSIAVGIVAEPALAALFEPLFENTRLASVGAGALLGFLIINLLHLTHGEQTPTYLGVERSRLVSRYGAAPLYYFHKLISPVITFGDWIAKGTLKLFGVEMTGAWLETEQDAIESRADLHRKLSSTLEEGEIADERHEEVVNALVVGDRSVSEIMVPADEMVTLSTADSTATNLARMREHPHTRFPLVGDDGAEFLGTVYVPSVIRETDDLTDEALDLAAVATAPMTLAPETSVADAIDQFQIEGQELALVVSEGEIHGLVTATDAFEEVMGELEDPLDRADGPDERGRPA, from the coding sequence ATGGGCACTCCCGAGGTCCTGGTGCGACTCCTCGCGGGACTCGGGCTGATCCTCGCGAACGGGTTCTTCGTCGCGATCGAGTTCGCCCTGACGCGGGCGCGACAGTTCACCGAGTCGGAGTTCGTCGACGGCTCCGCGGCGCTGGAGCGGGCCTGGGAGATGACCGACGACCTGGAGATCTACTTGACCACCTGTCAGGTGGGTATCACGGCGTCGAGCATCGCGGTCGGCATCGTCGCCGAACCGGCGCTGGCGGCCCTGTTCGAGCCGCTGTTCGAGAACACGCGGCTGGCGTCGGTCGGGGCGGGCGCGCTGTTGGGCTTCCTCATCATCAACCTCCTCCACCTCACCCACGGGGAGCAGACGCCGACGTACCTCGGCGTCGAGCGCTCGCGGCTGGTGTCACGCTACGGCGCGGCGCCGCTGTACTACTTCCACAAGCTCATCTCGCCGGTGATCACCTTCGGCGACTGGATCGCCAAGGGGACGCTGAAGCTGTTCGGCGTCGAGATGACCGGCGCGTGGCTGGAGACCGAGCAGGACGCAATCGAGAGCCGCGCGGACCTCCACCGCAAGCTGTCGTCGACGCTGGAGGAAGGCGAGATCGCGGACGAGCGCCACGAGGAGGTGGTCAACGCCCTCGTTGTCGGCGACCGGAGCGTCTCGGAGATCATGGTCCCGGCCGACGAGATGGTGACGCTGTCGACGGCCGACTCGACGGCGACGAACCTCGCCCGGATGCGCGAGCACCCCCACACCCGGTTCCCGCTCGTCGGCGACGACGGCGCCGAGTTCCTCGGCACCGTGTACGTCCCCTCGGTGATCCGCGAGACCGACGACCTGACCGACGAAGCGCTGGACCTCGCCGCGGTCGCGACCGCCCCGATGACGCTGGCGCCCGAGACCAGCGTGGCCGACGCCATCGACCAGTTCCAGATCGAGGGGCAGGAGCTTGCGCTGGTCGTCTCGGAGGGTGAGATCCACGGGCTGGTCACCGCGACGGACGCGTTCGAGGAGGTCATGGGGGAGCTGGAGGACCCGCTGGACCGGGCGGACGGCCCGGACGAGCGCGGCCGTCCGGCGTAG
- a CDS encoding Gfo/Idh/MocA family protein, producing the protein MSLVDGFDPSGVRVGIVGLGGIGHHHADRLESLGADLVGGMDVDADARARFYERFDTHAFEDAEELYDLVDAVLITTPNRFHEEYAVSALERGLDVMLEKPLAHTLESAERIAAAAAEADGICMVGFNNRFAAPVEVVKHYQAEGRFGDVTHVEANYVRRRGVPGRGSWFTSEAVSGGGSLIDIGVHALDLALYFLDFPEVVEVSGVARSEFGGRDDYTYIDMWGDDSGPEDFDVDDSVSAFVRTADGATVSLEAAWATNRPENNDFYVRGTEAGAHFDRGSGDLTLYENGVGGGHHLTDTEVDTREVDTHRAEQATFLEAVATGEAPGRNTVEQALTVQRVIDGIYRSTESGRAVRLDDE; encoded by the coding sequence ATGAGCCTCGTCGACGGCTTCGACCCCTCCGGCGTCCGCGTCGGTATCGTCGGACTCGGCGGCATCGGGCACCACCACGCCGACCGGCTGGAGTCGCTCGGCGCCGACCTCGTCGGCGGGATGGACGTCGACGCCGACGCCCGTGCGCGCTTCTACGAGCGGTTCGACACCCACGCCTTCGAGGACGCCGAGGAGCTGTACGACCTCGTCGACGCGGTCCTCATCACGACGCCGAATCGCTTCCACGAGGAGTACGCGGTGTCGGCCTTGGAGCGCGGGCTGGACGTGATGCTGGAGAAGCCGCTGGCGCACACGCTGGAGTCGGCCGAACGCATCGCGGCGGCGGCCGCCGAGGCCGACGGGATCTGTATGGTCGGGTTCAACAACCGGTTCGCGGCGCCCGTCGAAGTGGTGAAACACTACCAGGCGGAGGGTCGCTTCGGCGACGTGACCCACGTCGAGGCGAACTACGTCCGTCGCCGTGGCGTTCCCGGCCGCGGGTCGTGGTTCACGAGCGAGGCGGTGTCCGGCGGCGGCAGCCTCATCGACATCGGCGTCCACGCGCTGGATCTGGCGCTGTACTTCCTCGATTTCCCCGAGGTCGTCGAGGTGTCGGGCGTCGCCCGCTCGGAGTTCGGCGGCCGCGACGACTACACCTACATCGACATGTGGGGCGACGACTCCGGGCCGGAGGACTTCGACGTGGACGACTCCGTCTCGGCGTTCGTCCGGACGGCCGACGGCGCGACCGTCTCCTTGGAAGCCGCGTGGGCGACGAACCGCCCCGAGAACAACGACTTCTACGTCCGCGGGACGGAGGCGGGCGCACACTTCGACCGCGGGAGCGGCGACCTCACCCTGTACGAGAACGGCGTCGGCGGCGGCCACCACCTCACCGACACGGAAGTCGACACCCGCGAGGTGGACACCCACCGCGCCGAACAGGCGACGTTCCTCGAAGCCGTGGCGACCGGCGAAGCCCCCGGCAGAAACACCGTCGAACAGGCGCTGACGGTCCAGCGCGTCATCGACGGCATCTACCGCTCCACGGAGTCCGGGCGCGCGGTCCGCCTCGACGACGAGTGA
- a CDS encoding ABC transporter ATP-binding protein, producing MARVNLEDVTKRYGDVTAVEEMNLDIRDGEFVTLVGPSGCGKSTTMEMIAGLTTPSEGTVNIGERDVTYLPPKDRGISMVFQNIALFPHMDVYDNISFGLRLRNYEKEEIDRRVEDAARVVQMEGMLDRMPDEMSGGQRQRVAIARAIVRNPDVFLMDEPLANLDAKLRVHMRTELQRLHKELDTTIVYVTHDQAEAMTMSDRIAVINEGELQQFDPPLVCYNEPANEFVAGFIGSPSMNFTTGQLTQTGFSSEFYDVSFDTTGIDVTPGDGVTLGVRPEDVYPTEFIDDAADPTETIDAEVDVLEPMGDEIFVYLMLDEDNEGGMGGTAAGNDSLLMSVSPDSDLTEGDHVDVVLDRAKIHLFDEGTSLAITHSVSRSAEATADAQGEEAE from the coding sequence ATGGCACGAGTAAACTTAGAGGACGTGACGAAACGCTACGGGGACGTGACCGCCGTCGAGGAGATGAACCTCGACATCCGCGACGGGGAGTTCGTGACCCTCGTCGGCCCGTCGGGCTGCGGTAAGTCCACGACGATGGAGATGATCGCCGGCCTGACGACGCCCAGCGAGGGCACCGTCAACATCGGCGAACGGGACGTGACCTACCTTCCGCCGAAGGACCGGGGCATCTCGATGGTGTTCCAGAACATCGCGCTGTTCCCGCACATGGACGTGTACGACAACATCTCCTTCGGGCTGCGCCTGCGCAACTACGAGAAGGAGGAGATCGACCGCCGCGTCGAGGACGCCGCGCGCGTCGTCCAGATGGAGGGGATGCTCGACCGCATGCCCGACGAGATGTCCGGCGGCCAGCGCCAGCGCGTCGCCATCGCCCGCGCCATCGTCCGGAACCCGGACGTGTTCCTGATGGACGAGCCGCTGGCGAACCTCGACGCCAAACTCCGCGTCCACATGCGGACCGAGCTGCAGCGGCTCCACAAGGAACTGGACACCACCATCGTGTACGTCACCCACGACCAGGCGGAGGCGATGACGATGTCCGACCGGATCGCCGTGATCAACGAGGGCGAACTCCAGCAGTTCGACCCGCCGCTCGTCTGTTACAACGAGCCGGCAAACGAGTTCGTCGCCGGCTTCATCGGGTCGCCGTCGATGAACTTCACGACCGGACAGCTCACGCAGACCGGCTTCTCGTCGGAGTTCTACGACGTGAGCTTCGACACGACCGGGATCGACGTGACGCCCGGCGACGGCGTCACCCTGGGTGTCCGGCCGGAGGACGTCTACCCCACCGAGTTCATCGACGACGCCGCGGACCCGACCGAGACGATCGACGCCGAGGTCGACGTCCTCGAACCGATGGGCGACGAGATCTTCGTCTACCTCATGCTCGACGAGGACAACGAGGGCGGGATGGGCGGCACCGCCGCGGGCAACGACAGCCTGCTGATGAGCGTCTCGCCCGACAGCGACCTCACGGAGGGCGACCACGTCGACGTGGTGCTGGACCGCGCCAAGATCCACCTGTTCGACGAGGGGACCAGCCTCGCGATCACCCACAGCGTCTCCCGGTCGGCGGAGGCGACCGCCGACGCCCAGGGCGAGGAGGCCGAGTAG
- a CDS encoding carbohydrate ABC transporter permease, which translates to MNGDTRTDGGVQGEPELKRGPLQRWVASSIKEPEKAYRAMFYVATIFFLATTLFPFYFLLVLALTPENAPLALFPAAPRFEVFLDVFDRVNFLRYMFNSLVLALSTTVVVLILASLAGYVFGRLQFPGRTPLMLLVLAISYFPPAAFFVPLYQLFTGNVIPGLSLYNTPGSMILPFSSLFMPLSIFILTTFYGQIPDGLEDAARVEGTTRLGALFRVIIPLSAPGVATAGVLTFISVYNEFFFSQLMNNGQPGNWAPIVGGLLSLQRAGQFQVTYGVMAAGSIIAVVPVAILVVVAQERIVSGLTAGALKE; encoded by the coding sequence GTGAACGGAGACACACGCACGGACGGCGGCGTACAGGGGGAGCCGGAACTGAAGCGCGGCCCGCTCCAGCGGTGGGTCGCCAGCAGCATCAAGGAGCCGGAGAAGGCGTACAGAGCGATGTTCTACGTCGCGACGATCTTCTTCCTCGCGACGACGCTGTTCCCGTTCTACTTCCTGCTGGTGCTGGCGTTGACGCCGGAGAACGCCCCCTTGGCGCTGTTCCCGGCCGCGCCGCGCTTCGAGGTGTTCCTCGACGTGTTCGACCGGGTGAACTTCCTGCGGTACATGTTCAACAGCTTGGTGCTCGCGCTGTCGACGACGGTCGTCGTGTTGATCCTCGCGAGCCTCGCGGGCTACGTGTTCGGCCGGCTACAGTTCCCCGGGCGGACACCGCTCATGCTGCTGGTCCTCGCGATCAGCTACTTCCCGCCGGCGGCGTTCTTCGTTCCGCTGTACCAGCTGTTCACGGGGAACGTCATCCCGGGACTGAGCCTGTACAACACGCCGGGGTCGATGATCCTCCCGTTCAGCTCGCTGTTCATGCCGCTGTCCATCTTCATCCTCACGACGTTCTACGGGCAGATCCCCGACGGGCTTGAGGACGCGGCCCGCGTCGAGGGGACGACGCGGCTGGGCGCGCTGTTCCGCGTCATCATCCCGCTGTCGGCGCCGGGCGTGGCGACGGCCGGGGTGCTCACCTTCATCTCGGTGTACAACGAGTTCTTCTTCAGCCAGCTGATGAACAACGGACAGCCCGGGAACTGGGCGCCCATCGTGGGCGGACTACTGAGCCTGCAGCGCGCGGGGCAGTTCCAAGTCACCTACGGCGTGATGGCCGCCGGCAGCATCATCGCGGTGGTGCCGGTCGCCATCCTCGTCGTGGTCGCACAGGAGCGCATCGTGAGCGGACTGACCGCCGGCGCACTCAAGGAGTAA
- a CDS encoding carbohydrate ABC transporter permease has protein sequence MSTDQQTGDLSGGTRSGVYANTVRWMENLSETQYAYLLLTPALLLLAVIAFWPLISTFRLSLFADSLGAASVGEFVGLDNYVAIITGQRTALLPSPFLPEALTVQALFNSALAVTIVFTIISVSFETVIGFVQALILDQEFQGRRWVRVAIILPWAIPIVVQGMIFFLMFQPNVGFLVGTAENPSFLNQLGLLSVTPLANAQDATMIVIVADIWKTTAFMALLILAGMQSIDRSLFDVAKVAGASPWQRFKYITLPIILPTVLVAMLFRTIQAMRIYGLIETVAGCTTVPSLSCLVVTTFNNRLLGSSATIAFITAAVIGVVVSVYIVGYARGELS, from the coding sequence ATGAGCACAGATCAACAAACGGGGGATCTCTCCGGCGGGACACGGAGCGGGGTGTACGCCAACACCGTCCGCTGGATGGAGAACCTGTCCGAAACCCAGTACGCGTATCTGCTGTTGACGCCGGCGCTGCTACTGCTGGCCGTCATCGCGTTCTGGCCGCTCATCTCGACGTTCCGGCTGTCGCTGTTCGCGGACAGTCTCGGGGCGGCGAGCGTGGGCGAGTTCGTCGGGTTGGACAACTACGTAGCCATCATCACGGGGCAACGAACGGCGCTGTTGCCGTCGCCGTTCCTGCCGGAGGCGCTCACCGTCCAAGCGCTGTTCAACAGCGCGCTGGCGGTGACGATCGTCTTCACGATCATCAGCGTCTCCTTCGAGACGGTCATCGGGTTCGTGCAGGCGCTGATCCTCGACCAGGAGTTCCAGGGTCGGCGCTGGGTCCGCGTGGCGATCATCCTGCCGTGGGCGATCCCGATCGTCGTCCAGGGGATGATCTTCTTCCTGATGTTCCAGCCGAACGTCGGGTTCCTCGTCGGCACCGCCGAGAACCCGTCGTTCCTGAACCAACTGGGGCTGTTGTCGGTGACGCCGCTGGCGAACGCGCAGGACGCGACGATGATCGTCATCGTCGCGGACATCTGGAAGACGACGGCGTTCATGGCGCTGCTCATCCTCGCGGGGATGCAGTCGATCGACCGGAGCCTGTTCGACGTGGCGAAGGTCGCCGGCGCGTCGCCGTGGCAGCGATTCAAGTACATCACGCTCCCCATCATCCTGCCGACGGTGCTGGTCGCGATGCTGTTCCGCACCATCCAGGCGATGCGGATCTACGGACTGATCGAGACGGTGGCGGGGTGTACCACGGTGCCGTCGCTGTCGTGTCTGGTCGTGACGACGTTCAACAACCGATTGCTCGGCTCGTCGGCGACGATCGCGTTCATCACCGCCGCGGTCATCGGCGTCGTCGTGTCCGTCTACATCGTCGGCTACGCCCGGGGTGAACTCTCGTGA